The genomic stretch ACTCTTATGTGTGCACGCCGTAGAGATCGTAATATACCTCGTTAACAACTTTGGTGCTTGATCAAATGACAATCATTGTTTCATGTTTTTTAATTTGTgtgttgtaattttatttatttgtattATTCCATCTTGTAACTTTGTAATGTATTTTCGGAATCGTAGAAACAAAAGAGCATGTATTTCTAAATGTCATTTTATTAGTATTTCAAGAGTTCTGTAATTGATATTACCGGAATGTCAGCAATTGATGTCTATATGATCGGCTTTTTTAATTGATTAGCGCGAGTTCGTACCGTGATGCATATCATATTGTAGATTTGTAGTACTAGTACCTCTATTTTGTCGAATTGATTTGGtacattgtgatttatggggGTCTTATCGCATTCcctcgttttgtggtgctaaatATTTTTTGACTATTGTTGACTGTTCTCGGGCGGTATGGGTATACCAGTTAGTCTGTTACTTGATAAGACCGAGGTGCCGGATATGTTTATGAGTTTTTTGGCCATGGTTGACAATCAATTCTCTAAACGGGTCAAAATTGTACAATCAGACAATGGTACCGAATTTAATCCTCTCGCGGGCTATTTTTTCAAGaattgtattttatttcaaaaatctTGTGTTGGTACACCTCACCAAAATGGTCGTATCGAACGCAAGCATCGTCATATTTTGAATGTAGCCCGAGCTCTCATGTTTCAGGGCGACCTTCCGAAAACTTTTTGGGGGCGAGTGTGTCTTAAGTCTTAACAGctgcttatttaattaatcgGACTCCCTCACATTTGCTTCACAATAAAACACCATTCGAAATTTTATATGATGTTGCTCCCTCGTATTCTTGATTTCCTGATGGGATTGAACAAGAAGTATGATAGTATTCGCAGTCAAATACTTGCTCTTGATCCAATTTCAAATATCAATCAAGTTTATGCTAAGATTTACCAGTCAGAAGTTCAACAAAGCATTACTGCTGCTTCTGATCTAGTAGTCAATACAGACAGTATTGCCTTGGCTGCTAACCAGACCTCTGCATACAATAATCCTAATAATGTTTGGAGGCGTGACAGCGAGAAAGTTAGGTATGATAACTTGCTAATGCTGACAAAGCAGAGAAACCTGCGTATTACTGTACTCGTTGTGAAAAAGGAGGCCAGGCCACACTCTTGACCACTGCTGGGTTTATAAGAGAGAATAGGCCAAGAAAGCAGCTTATCAGCAGAAAATTGCAGCTCCTGCATCTGCATCCATAAGCACTGACAAAAGGTTTGTAAGGAATGTTGAAGAGGTGAAAGGATATGAGGCTGATATTCCATTTGACTCAACTGAGAATCCAGTCATAGATGCTGCTTTTGTCCAAGCTGTTACTAAAGAATTGTTCAAAATGCAGTTTCGGAACAATAGTGACACAACTGGTTCTGCTCAACATTCAGGTACACTCTTAGTTGCTAGTGCCAATATTAATTATGCTCCATTGACTGATGCTGACTGGATTATTGACTCTGGTACATCAGACCATATGACATATgatttgtctaatttgaaaactgTTAAGCATCTCACCAAACCCTTGACAGTTACTTTACTTGATGGTCAAACTACGCTTGTCACTTGCATTGGAAATGTGCAATCCTATATAATGTCCTATATCTATCTGATTTCAAACAAAACTTGTTATCCCTTGgtaaattgctgaataatgttagGTTATGTGTTAAATTTCATCTATTGGCTGTTTTATTCAGGACAATATAACTAAGGAGATCTTGTGTTCAGGATTGAAGTTTGCTGGCATATATCATCTACATAGTCTTACTAAGAATAAATGTAATGTTGTAGCTACTAGCAATGATCTCATTTCAGCTAATGTAGCATCTTCTGATGCATATTTGTTGCATGCTAGGCTAGAGCACAGTGCATTAGCCACAATGAAGCATGTAAAGCCTCCGGCTATTTATATTGTTAATGACAAAAACTTTTCATTGTGATACTTGTCTAATGGCAAAGCACCACAAGTCTCATTTTCCCATAAGTTCCTCTGTTACAAAGGCTCCTTTTGAGCTCATTCATGTGGATCTTTATTTGGGGTCTTTATAGGGTCTTAGCTATTAATGGTGCTTCTTATTTTTTGACTATAGTGGATGATTTTAGCAGGACTACCTAGACCATGTTGCTTAAACATAAAGATTTAGTTTGTCAAACCATAGGTCAATTTTTGGCTTATGTTAGGACACAATTCAATACTTCAGTCAAAACTTTATAATCTGACAATGAAACTGAGATACTTCAGAAGAATTGTGACAAGTTACTGCGTGATAGAGGCATTGTTCATCAAACTTCTGTTCCTGGTAACCCACAATAGAATGGTCGGGTAGAAAAGAAACACAGACACTTACTTGAAGTTGTCAGGGCCTTAATGTTTCAAGCAGGTCTATCTAAGAATATTTGAGGAGATATGATACTAGCTGTCACCCATATCATCAACTTATTACCCACAGCTGTCCTAAAATGGAAAATCCCTCATGAGTGTTTGTTCAAAAAGGCTCCTGATTATGAACATCTAAAGGTCATAGGCTGTCTTTGCTATGATTGCAAGGCATGACGGGGATAACTTTGAAGTTAGGGCAATCAGATGCATTTTCCTTGGTTATCCTATGGGCAAGAAAGGTTATAAACTGTATACTTTGGACAGTCACAAGGTTATATAATACAACATGGATGTTGTTTTCAGGGAGAATGTTTCCTATTTTTGTCATCACAGAGAAGCACATATAATAGTACTTCTCGAGTCAAGGATGTCCCACCTTTTATTCTTGAAGAAGAAAATCAAGTTACAGACAAtagtaatcataataataatgttgATACTAATGTTTCACAAATTAATAATTCTAAAAATACAGAAATTATTCCCAATACTGTCAGTCCTATTGATATTTCACATATTAATAATACAAATAATACAAATACCAGTATTAGATCTGTGACAAATGCTGGAAACATCAAAAAAATAACAAGGTTAAGACAATTGTCATCAAGATTGAATGACTTTGTCTGCAAAGGACTACCTAATTCAATTGCAGACATACCTGTCATTGATAGTTCTACATCACATATTGCACTTACTAAAGTAGTGCAGTTTGCAGGATATTCTCAGAACTATCAAGTTTCATGTTGTAATGTCTTGCAATTATATGAACCCTCCACTTTCAGTCAAGCCAAAGATGATCCTCAATGACAGGAAGCCATGAATAAGAAACTTACTTCTCTTAAGCAGAATAATACATGGATATTAACCTCATTTCCACCTGGAAAAAAGGCAATAGGGGCCAAATGGGTCTACAAGATAAAGTTTAATCCAAATGGCATAGTTGAGAGATATAAGGCATGACTAGTGGCAAAGGGGTACAGTCAAATAGAAGGAAAAGACTATAAACACACCTTCACTCCAGTAGCTAAATTTACCACTGTGAGATGCATTATTGCAATTGCTGCTTCACAAGGGTGGCCATTCCATTAGCTAGATATAAACAATCCATTTTTGCATGGTTTTTTAGATGAAGAGGTTTATATGAAGAAACCGAAAGGATATACCAAGGGAGATCCATGAGATATATGTCTTCTAAAAAAATCTTTATATGGCCTTAAACAGGCTTCAAGGCAGTGGAACCTTGAACTATCCAAGTTCCTCATAAAGCATGGTTTTACCAAGACCAAATCAGATTACTCCTTATTTACCAAAGGGACATCAATTGATTACTTTATGGCTATTGTTGTATATGTGGATGATCTTTTGATCACTGGAAATAATTTTGCAGAAATTCAGAATATCAAGCATCTCTTACATGAAGCTTTCACCATCAAAGATTTGGGGCAACTGAGATATTTTCTTGGGATAGAAGTCTCAATATCTGAAGCTGGGATTTTGTTAAATCAAAGGAAGTACATCATTGATATCCTCAAATATTCCAATATGTCAGACTCCAAACTAGCAAAGTTTCCATTACCAACTGGTCTCAAACTGTCAGTTGATGAAGGACAGGTTATGGAAAAACCTGAGATTTACAGAAGGATAATAAGGAGATTGATGTATCTCAATCTCACTAGACGTGATATCAGCTACAGTGTGCAACAGTTGAGTCAGTTTTTAAGTGAGCCTAGACAGCCTCATTTCAATGCTGCACTTCATCTAGTCAGATATTTGAAGGGCACACTGAATTTTGGTCTATACTATCCTGCTCAGAATGATCTGGTTTTGCATAGCTATTGTGATGCAGACTGGGATCATGTGCATACACAGGAAGATCACTGATAGGGTATTGCATTTTTCTTGAAATAGTATGGATACATGAATTGCTTAAAGAATTACAAATTCTGATTCCTACACCAGTAACACTTCACTGTGACAATAAGGCTTCATAGCATATTGCAGAGAAACCAGTTTTTCATGAACGAACTAAACACATCAAACTAGATTGTCACTATATCAGGGAACAAATTACTTCGGGCCTAATTAAAACTGCTCATGTCTCCACTTCTTAACAATTAGCAGATGTTTTAACCAAGGCTCTTGGTGAACAGCAGCATCATTATCTCATTGTCAAGTTAGGACTTGTGGATTCTCCACTCAAGTCTAACTTGAAGGGGCGGGGGGTGTTTATATTATCAGCTTCCTCAGTGTTGCCTCTGCTGCTACTTCACAGTCATCAGCTTCCCTGATCATGCTCCTGTTGTTCTAGATCCTTCCACAATCTTCTCAGAAGTCTCACGCCACATCAGCATAAGCTGTTAGGATGACAGACTGACACCAATCTGTTAGGAAGTTAGTTACAAATAATTTACTTTTGTATATAAGCAAACAAAGTACATAATTGTAACTTAAGATTTCACAataataaaatcacatttttatttACACATGGTGTTCTTTCTATCATCTgagtaattgtttacatttcaccTAAGATTACATCAAATTAGGTTTCAATATAATTTCACATCGTTGTGGATAAAGTCTCATGTAAACTGTTTTACGTGTGacttcaaaaatatatttaagtcAATTTACTTGCATGTGGTTAATTATGTattgagtaaattatcaattacacctaCGCTTAACccacttttttacatttactcccacgttattttttttaataaattacacccaaattaaCAGCTCAGGttataaattgcacccaatatcGGTTTAAAGCCACTTTTCCgtcaaatttgaaattttttgggTTAAAACATTTATTTTATGACGATTTTGCCCTTCTTCCTTCCTTGAGTAAGCTTATATATGTAGGTTAGATGTTTTTTCTCCTCATTCATTCCCTTCTTCATCCTTCTCTCTTCCCCAATTTGATTTCCTTCATTTTGTTCTCATCCTCAAGGTAACTCATTCTCCattgttttgaaattttgtaCTCGAATATCGGGTTTGTTAAAGAAATTGTTGATTGGGTGAACTCGGCATTGGCAAGAGATAATGCATTTGATGATTGGGCTAGGTTCATTTATGCATTATTGGAAGCCCTTTATGATAATTAAGGTTTAATTTAAATTATGACAGAAATTTTAGGGAATTTTTATGGGGAAATATTTGGGAGAAGTATTTGGGAGAAATAAGGTGAAAGAGGTGTAAAAGGGAAAGTAAATGAAGAGTCATGAATACAAAGAGTTACACATGCGGGGGCAATTTCGTCATTTCATAAAGTTTTTTCCCCAAAATGGCATTGGGTGCAAATTATAACCCAAGCtcttaatttgggtgtaatttaaaaaaaaaattgacgtgggaGTAAGTTTAAAAAAGTGGACTAAGTGTGGatataattaataatttattCTTAAGTATTGTATAATGTTAAATTGTTAATTGATGTTAATTGGATGTACATACGGTATGAGTTAGGGACCCATGTAGCACCAACTGGCCACGACCCTTTAATAACAACCCAAGCTCTTACTAAAATCTCAATAATTATTGACAAATAAACAAACGTTAGAAAAGACAAAATAAATGGAAGGAAGAAAAAGAGCAGCGGTTCCTTTGTTGGCTTTACTTTTTGGATTAGCAGCAGCAGGCCTTAGTTTCCTCGCTTATGTCAAAAGAATTAAGGTACACTTAGTACCATTCTTAATAAATCTCGTGTCGAATATACGCAGTCATATCCTTATCCTAACCCGTCTTTTGGGTAGGTTGAAGATGTAAGCGTAGATAAGCAAGGAGTATGCATATATCCAAGCAGTACTGCAGCGTTTGCAATTGCAATAATTGCTACTCTTTTCATTCTTATTCATCAAATACTTATAACTTCTGGTACTGCTTGCTTTTGTTGCGGTCGAAAGTTTCCTTGCAATTTTTGTGGGATTATTTCATTTATCCTCTTCATTTTATCATGGTATGTTTATTTCTCTCCCTCCTCTACTTCTACTTTCTTTCTATACTCAGTTTCCTGCTCTATAAGCTGATGAATCCTATTTATATAGTCTTACGACTCTTACCTCgaagttttattattattatactccgTAGTTTGTATTTCACGAAGTACGGTTTTTGGTTCTTAGAACTTTTTAAACTTGTTAATAGACGACCCAGAAAATAAGTCACCCTTATCGagttcaattggtctcccttgtgacgggttattatttgtgacggatattttgtgagataaaatggtaacaaaatgggttagtggagaaaggggaccacatgaatagtgttgcagagagagaaaaagtgggtacattgtgagataaaatggtatccgtcttcagcttgtgacggatatgtcatgtcttcaatgagaactagattttgtgcccgtacgTTGTACGGGTTATAATATTGATCCGTCTCTAATTGTATCTTCGCAATTGAGAAGCTATGCTTACTTTCTTAACATTAGTTTTCTCGTGAGAATATGAGTATATACAAATACATTGAAATAATTTTTTAAGAATATGAGTATATACAAACAAATTAAGGTTTTTTTTGTTATGATTTGTGTATATAAAAGTTATAATCGTTATGCACGAGTAACTAAATAGTGTTCTGTTTGTAAGTGAGCTTGTACAAATGTAGTTTTTTTTACA from Silene latifolia isolate original U9 population chromosome 5, ASM4854445v1, whole genome shotgun sequence encodes the following:
- the LOC141657157 gene encoding uncharacterized protein LOC141657157, which encodes MEGRKRAAVPLLALLFGLAAAGLSFLAYVKRIKVEDVSVDKQGVCIYPSSTAAFAIAIIATLFILIHQILITSGTACFCCGRKFPCNFCGIISFILFILSWISFVITFTGLVSSAIFNDKSLLVSKNDRITSGRKEECLMANETLFLGAAIWCVITMFFTLSSYATLMCARRRKDHDIPRNNFGA